In a genomic window of Sulfurisphaera tokodaii str. 7:
- the hflX gene encoding GTPase HflX: protein MKAILFTAEEYKDEALSLAETAFYEITKIYKIPKKPNPNFYIQKDKVEEIKKLNDIDAIIIFDLLKSRHFINLNKELLGKKILDKVILLLEIFALHAGSKEAKLQIELAKLKYELPILKDMYKKTKITEQQGPLGAGVYGVESTIRLYQRRIVKIRKELEEIKKAKEDQVRRVNFNSIAIVGYTNAGKTTIFNYLTGLNQKVDSSMFTTTSPKRYAIPIDGKKIMLVDTVGFIRGIPPQIIEAFFVTLSEAKYANALLLVLDSSLSSTLLIEMLQSSLEILRELGISGKPMIIVLNKIDKNNEEKEVEEKVSLVKELANSLYTPIIDVIPVSALKGINMNILRDKILALI from the coding sequence GTGAAAGCAATACTCTTTACAGCAGAGGAATACAAAGACGAAGCCTTATCATTAGCAGAAACAGCATTTTATGAAATAACAAAAATCTACAAAATACCAAAAAAACCAAATCCAAATTTTTATATTCAAAAAGATAAAGTAGAGGAAATTAAAAAATTGAATGATATAGATGCTATCATAATTTTTGATTTATTAAAATCAAGGCATTTTATAAATCTTAACAAGGAACTTTTAGGAAAGAAAATATTAGATAAAGTTATTCTTCTTCTAGAAATATTTGCGCTTCATGCAGGATCTAAAGAGGCAAAATTGCAAATAGAATTAGCTAAGTTAAAGTACGAATTACCTATCCTTAAAGACATGTATAAAAAGACTAAAATTACTGAACAGCAAGGTCCTTTGGGTGCCGGTGTATACGGAGTAGAATCTACAATTAGGCTTTATCAGAGAAGAATAGTAAAAATAAGAAAAGAGCTGGAAGAAATAAAAAAAGCTAAAGAAGATCAAGTAAGGAGAGTCAATTTCAATAGTATAGCAATTGTAGGTTATACTAACGCTGGTAAAACTACTATTTTTAATTACTTAACTGGGTTGAATCAAAAAGTAGACTCCTCAATGTTTACAACTACATCACCTAAAAGATATGCAATACCAATAGATGGAAAGAAAATAATGCTTGTGGATACTGTGGGTTTTATTAGAGGTATTCCGCCACAAATAATTGAAGCTTTCTTTGTTACTTTATCAGAGGCAAAATACGCTAATGCTCTATTACTTGTATTGGATTCTTCTTTGTCAAGTACTTTACTGATTGAAATGTTGCAAAGTTCCCTTGAAATATTACGTGAATTAGGAATATCTGGGAAGCCTATGATCATAGTATTAAATAAAATTGATAAAAATAATGAAGAGAAAGAAGTAGAGGAGAAAGTAAGTTTAGTAAAAGAATTAGCAAACTCACTCTATACTCCAATAATAGATGTAATTCCAGTATCAGCGTTAAAAGGAATAAATATGAATATATTAAGGGATAAGATATTAGCATTAATTTAA
- a CDS encoding DNA cytosine methyltransferase has product MAPIVVDLFSGAGGFSLGFKKLGFDIRFAIDINHAAARTYATNFPTTLVIEDDIRNITGRDIEYLIGRKVDIVIGSPPCEPYTGANPLRMKEPLDRLYLDEDGQLTLEYIRIVGELRPKIFVMENVPSIIGTESLKSAVEYEFYKIGYKIFFNFLNAEDYGNPSKRTRVFISNIEINPPKSKEKKTVWDAIKDLEGRTDVPNNEVQELNENKIKEISKLDYGDYLTMFRGSNGKNIPLYVRLNPYDIAPTVLGNSRFIHPFENRFLTVREQARLMSYPDDHIFLGSRDEQYNQVGEAVPVVLSTAIAREIMGKVYGIVYSAT; this is encoded by the coding sequence ATGGCTCCAATAGTCGTTGATCTTTTTTCTGGAGCTGGAGGATTTTCATTAGGATTTAAAAAATTAGGCTTTGATATTAGATTTGCAATAGATATTAATCATGCTGCCGCAAGAACTTATGCGACAAATTTTCCAACCACTTTAGTTATAGAAGATGATATACGAAATATTACAGGAAGAGATATAGAATATTTAATAGGTAGAAAAGTCGATATCGTAATAGGAAGTCCTCCTTGTGAACCATATACTGGAGCAAATCCATTAAGAATGAAAGAACCTTTAGATAGACTTTACCTGGATGAAGATGGACAATTAACACTTGAATATATAAGAATTGTAGGCGAACTTAGACCAAAGATATTTGTTATGGAAAATGTACCATCCATTATTGGTACTGAATCTCTTAAATCTGCTGTAGAATATGAATTTTATAAAATAGGTTATAAGATATTCTTTAATTTTTTAAATGCAGAAGATTATGGTAACCCGTCAAAAAGAACTAGAGTATTTATTTCCAACATAGAAATAAATCCGCCAAAATCTAAGGAAAAAAAGACAGTTTGGGATGCAATAAAGGATTTAGAAGGAAGAACAGACGTACCAAACAATGAAGTTCAAGAGTTAAACGAGAATAAAATAAAGGAAATATCAAAATTGGATTACGGGGATTATCTGACCATGTTTAGAGGCAGTAATGGTAAGAATATACCCTTATATGTTAGACTTAATCCTTATGATATAGCTCCCACAGTTTTAGGAAATTCGAGATTCATTCATCCTTTCGAAAACCGATTCTTAACAGTCAGAGAACAAGCTAGATTAATGAGTTATCCAGACGATCATATTTTTCTAGGTAGCAGAGATGAGCAATATAATCAAGTAGGAGAAGCAGTTCCAGTAGTCTTATCTACCGCTATTGCACGAGAAATAATGGGAAAAGTATATGGAATTGTTTATAGTGCTACATAA
- a CDS encoding proteasome-activating nucleotidase, which translates to MSDELDSYRAKHYNSDDPIVRLLEEKIESLTKELEKLRQDLNWYKGELEKLLAPPYIEAIVLDILPDGKVIVRSSSGPNLIVNVSSNIDIKKLKPGSLVALTQRGSTIVEVLPEREDAYVKSFEVIEKPNVHYSDIGGLNEQINEIREVIELPLKNPELFKEIGIDPPKGVLLYGPPGTGKTLLAKAVATESNATFIQVVASEFAQKFVGEGARIVREVFELARRKAPSIVFIDEIDAIGAKRVDMGTSGEREIQRTLMQLLAEIDGFKPLDNVKIIAATNRLDILDPALLRPGRFDRLIEVPLPNFEGRKEIFRIYLQKMKTDGNIRYDILASMTEGFSGAEIKNVCTEAGYIAIRNGRKYVNMTDLITAIEKIKAKNNKAKNTDRTEKYV; encoded by the coding sequence TTGTCTGACGAATTAGACAGTTACAGAGCCAAACATTATAATAGTGATGATCCAATAGTAAGATTACTTGAAGAGAAAATAGAATCTCTAACTAAAGAACTTGAAAAACTACGTCAAGATTTAAATTGGTATAAAGGTGAACTTGAAAAACTACTAGCTCCTCCATATATTGAAGCAATTGTATTGGACATACTACCAGACGGGAAAGTAATAGTAAGAAGTTCTTCTGGACCTAATTTAATAGTTAATGTTTCCTCAAATATTGATATTAAAAAGCTTAAACCTGGCTCTCTAGTAGCATTAACTCAAAGAGGATCCACTATAGTTGAAGTATTACCGGAAAGAGAAGATGCATATGTAAAGTCGTTTGAAGTTATAGAAAAACCTAATGTTCATTATTCTGATATCGGAGGATTAAATGAGCAAATAAACGAAATAAGAGAAGTTATAGAATTACCTTTAAAAAACCCAGAATTATTTAAAGAAATAGGTATAGATCCGCCTAAAGGTGTATTACTTTACGGTCCACCTGGAACTGGTAAAACTTTACTAGCAAAAGCCGTGGCAACAGAAAGTAATGCAACATTTATTCAAGTTGTTGCTTCTGAATTTGCACAAAAATTTGTAGGAGAAGGAGCTAGAATTGTTAGGGAAGTATTTGAGTTGGCAAGAAGAAAAGCTCCATCAATAGTATTTATAGATGAAATAGATGCAATTGGTGCTAAAAGAGTGGATATGGGAACTAGTGGAGAAAGGGAAATACAAAGGACTTTAATGCAATTATTAGCTGAGATAGATGGATTTAAACCATTAGATAATGTTAAAATTATTGCCGCAACAAACAGGCTAGACATTCTTGATCCAGCACTACTGAGACCAGGAAGGTTTGATAGGTTAATTGAGGTACCTTTACCGAATTTTGAGGGAAGAAAGGAAATATTTAGAATCTATTTGCAAAAAATGAAAACAGATGGCAATATTAGATATGATATCCTTGCTAGCATGACTGAAGGATTTAGCGGTGCTGAGATTAAAAATGTGTGTACTGAAGCAGGGTATATTGCAATTAGAAATGGAAGAAAGTATGTTAACATGACTGATTTAATTACAGCTATAGAAAAAATTAAAGCTAAAAATAATAAAGCTAAAAATACTGACAGAACAGAAAAGTATGTTTAA
- a CDS encoding multiprotein bridging factor aMBF1 produces the protein MQSSAQKYCEMCGAPIKGKGITVAYEGSIITVCLSCYNKIRKSAKIVNEKEIKKNEEKKKIKASTPKLSTEVELEVVDDYYKLIKEARERHGLSQQQLAQQLKVSENVIKRFESGKLKPTIQQAKQLEKILGIKLLVPVESEEEGEEKDFELTLGDVANIREGKK, from the coding sequence ATGCAAAGCTCAGCACAAAAATACTGTGAAATGTGTGGTGCTCCTATAAAAGGAAAAGGTATTACAGTTGCCTATGAAGGGAGTATTATTACTGTATGCCTATCTTGTTATAATAAAATTAGAAAATCTGCAAAAATAGTTAATGAAAAAGAAATAAAGAAAAACGAAGAAAAGAAAAAAATAAAAGCATCGACACCAAAATTATCTACTGAAGTGGAATTAGAAGTAGTAGATGATTATTACAAGTTAATTAAAGAAGCTAGAGAAAGACATGGTCTTTCACAACAACAGTTAGCTCAACAATTAAAAGTTTCAGAAAATGTAATAAAGAGATTTGAAAGTGGTAAATTAAAACCAACAATACAACAAGCAAAACAATTAGAAAAAATCTTAGGAATCAAACTGCTAGTACCAGTTGAGTCAGAAGAAGAAGGAGAGGAAAAAGATTTTGAGCTAACGCTGGGTGATGTAGCAAACATCAGAGAGGGAAAGAAGTGA
- a CDS encoding tRNA methyltransferase: MNLLKTIEKVKANWGGKYFSIEFVKNPKKVVRDWRNSGGIVVHLTMYGIPIDNIMEKIINKNTKILVVVGSEKVEGWYYYNSDYNIAIGNQPHSEVAALAIFLDRIYKGGELNIQFSDAKLSIIPQERGKKVRKNE, translated from the coding sequence ATGAATCTGTTAAAGACCATAGAGAAAGTAAAAGCTAATTGGGGCGGAAAATATTTTTCAATAGAATTTGTTAAAAATCCAAAAAAAGTAGTTAGAGATTGGAGAAACTCTGGAGGCATTGTGGTTCATTTGACAATGTATGGAATTCCTATAGATAATATAATGGAAAAAATAATAAATAAAAATACAAAAATACTAGTTGTTGTAGGATCAGAAAAAGTAGAAGGCTGGTATTATTATAATTCAGATTATAACATTGCTATAGGTAACCAGCCTCATTCTGAAGTTGCTGCATTAGCTATTTTTCTGGATAGAATATATAAGGGTGGAGAACTAAATATACAATTTAGTGATGCAAAATTATCTATTATACCCCAAGAAAGGGGGAAGAAGGTGAGGAAAAATGAGTAG
- a CDS encoding transcription factor, producing the protein MSSRAEELILSLAKDLVGEDATELLKFLLRKRIEMTDDDIAKELNVKVNEIRKKLYLLSEQGFITYRKTRDKETGLFIYYWKVNIDQINELLLNRKRLVLEKLKARYEQEKDSLYYYCPQDNIQYNFDEALENEFKCPKCGSPLEYYDSEKTKKFLEYKIKQIENEIERETRHGSNSR; encoded by the coding sequence ATGAGTAGTAGGGCAGAAGAATTGATACTTAGCTTGGCAAAGGATCTAGTTGGTGAAGATGCAACAGAATTATTAAAGTTTCTCTTAAGAAAGAGAATTGAAATGACAGATGATGATATAGCGAAAGAGCTTAATGTAAAAGTGAACGAAATTAGGAAAAAGTTATATTTACTTTCTGAGCAAGGTTTTATAACCTATCGTAAAACAAGAGATAAAGAAACGGGTTTATTTATATATTACTGGAAAGTAAACATAGATCAGATAAATGAATTATTACTTAACAGAAAAAGATTAGTACTAGAAAAATTAAAGGCGAGATATGAGCAAGAGAAAGATTCTTTATATTATTATTGTCCTCAAGATAATATTCAATATAATTTTGATGAAGCATTAGAGAATGAATTCAAATGTCCAAAATGTGGATCACCACTAGAATATTACGACTCAGAAAAGACTAAAAAATTCTTAGAGTATAAGATAAAACAAATTGAAAACGAAATAGAAAGAGAGACACGACATGGCTCCAATAGTCGTTGA
- a CDS encoding RecB-family nuclease: MELFIVLHNISSTQRIIDFAKLIFNLNINHFIVTKVGGVAAQAGVPEVSKLAYKNNKSFIILPDLKDAIEIFKPEVVYLFTQSAEKTFTKDLLKDKNRVMLVFPGNESGFNKLELNLGEPVKIEGLSSEISPVALVGIVTYCLINEGKILNKQ, encoded by the coding sequence ATGGAATTGTTTATAGTGCTACATAACATAAGTAGTACTCAAAGAATTATTGATTTTGCAAAATTAATTTTTAATTTAAATATAAATCACTTTATAGTAACAAAAGTAGGTGGAGTAGCAGCACAAGCTGGTGTACCAGAAGTAAGCAAGTTAGCTTATAAAAATAATAAATCATTTATAATATTACCAGATCTGAAAGACGCAATAGAAATTTTCAAGCCAGAAGTAGTTTATCTTTTTACACAGTCAGCAGAAAAAACATTTACAAAAGATTTACTTAAAGATAAAAATAGAGTAATGCTTGTCTTTCCGGGAAATGAAAGCGGATTCAATAAATTAGAATTAAATTTAGGCGAACCAGTTAAAATAGAAGGGTTAAGTAGCGAAATATCACCGGTTGCTCTTGTAGGCATAGTGACATATTGTTTAATTAATGAAGGGAAAATTTTGAATAAACAATAA